The Candidatus Parvarchaeota archaeon DNA window GGTCATGCACTGCCGCGTTAAAACCATTTGTTTGCTTGCGGCGAATTGCAAAAAATAGAAGATAAAAATAAAGGCAGTGGATGGCAAAATAAGATAACTGCGAAAAGCCGCAGCCGTTCCTACTCGCCCCAGTCCTCGTCAACCTGCGGAGCAGACTCAAGCTTGAGTGGAGTTACGGACCTTACTTCCATTTTAGTGCCGCAGTCGCAGCATGATATGATTTCGCCAAGCATTGGTTGCGTTCCAATTGTCAGGTTTCCCGCACATTCTATGCATTCGGTCATTTGTTATCCCTCATCCCATCCATTTTAGAAAGGATGGGATTTGTGCACCTTGTCTTGCTTATAAACATTGCGTGCGCAGGACAACAAAAATAAAACAAACTGTTGCAATTGAAACAAAACCTTGAAGTTCACCTCGGTTGTGCGCGCACGCACAAAGATTCGCGCGATGAGCGGTTAGCTTTTCGCCTCTTTTTTTAGCCACTCGATCATCTTGCCGGGTATGTTGACGCCTGTTGGCGTGATGGAATTTCGAAACTCGGTTGTGTGGTTTATCTCATGCACGACAAAACCCCCTTCCTTTGACTCCATCAAGTCAACACCATAGATTCCCTTGTCAACAATCGAAACTGCACGCAGTATTATCTCGCGCATCTGGCCTGTGACAGGGCAGTTTTCAGCCCTGCCGCCCCTTCCCGTATTGGTCAGCCAGCCCGATTTTTCAGTTGAGATGCGATAGATTGCCGCAATAACTTCATCGCCGACTACAAAGGCGCGAATGTCACGGCCAGGCTTGTCAATGTGCTCCTGAAGGTAGTATATTTGCTGCCATGGGCCGCCAAGCACCTCCCGGGACTCAAGTATTGCCTCAGCCGCATCACGGTCATTAATCCGATTCACCATTCTTGCCCAAGAGCCAATTGTTGGCTTGATGACGCAAGGGTAGCCAAGTGAGTCGATTGCCTGCATTGCAGATTCCTTTGAGCAGGAGACAAACGTTCTTGGGGTGGCAACACCCGCCTTTGCAAGCAGTGCGGATGAATATGCCTTGTCGCCGCAAATCTGCTGTGTGCGTAGCGAATTGACAACCCTGCTTCCTGCCGCCTCAAAAAAAAGCGTTGTATAGAGAGTCCTTGTAAAAGAGCTTGACCTTTGCAGGACCATTTCAGGCAAGGCGCTTTTGTTTTTGGCAACACTAACATCAGTGACTGGCATTAAAAGCTCGGAATCATTGTATCGGGCAAACTCAACGCCCTGTTTTTTGCCTTCTTCAAGAAGAAGCTTGTTTTCAGCCGTGATTATTGTATAAACCATGCCAAGTTCCATAGCGCAAGCACCTAAACAATTTCTTACTCGCCCCAGTCCTCCTGCACCTCCGGAGCCTTTGCAAGGCTTGGAGGAGAGACGGATTTGACCTCAAGTTTTGTTCCGCAATCGGGGCATGTGATTATCTCCCCAACCTCGGTGCCCTCTTTTAGGGTTATTTGTGATGCGCATTCCGTGCATTCGACCATAGCAAATCTCCTCTCCAACAATTCTTTTTCCGACAATAAACTTGATGTATCGGCAACATTTGGGCGTGGAGTCGAATAAGCCCAACGCTGCTTGATAATCAGTTTTTGTTTATAACTTTTCCCAAAAGGTGATAAAACTGCACGTGGCAGTGCTAAAAAGGCATTAGTTCGGCGATTGGCGAAAGCAAAAATGCGAAAAAATTATGGAAAACAAAGACAGGCAACAAAAGAGGAATATTCAAATTTTCCTTGCAACAAGGGTGATGAAGCTTCCGTCTGCGCCTTTTTTTCCTTTTTTGTAAGCCTGCTCGATTTGCCAATCCACCACCTCAAACCCTATTGCCTCAAGGTAAGTAGGGATTTCAAGTGTGGTTTTTGGCCTTTTGGATGAAAACAGCTTGTAAATGCCCGTGTTTTTCCCGTTGTTGAGAAAAAGAAGCCCGCCTGGGTTGAGAAGAGCCCGTGCAAGCGAAAGAAATTTTTTGTAGTCAATGTAATTTAGCACCTGTGAGGCGATAATGGCACCAAATGAGACTTGGCCAAGACCCAACTTCTCAAATCGCCTCTTGTGCAGTTTTTGGACCTGCTTTACAGATGCAGATGAAAAGTCAATGTTGACAATATTTATTGTTTTTCCAAACTGCGCGGATAGCGCCATAATGATGTATGGGTCTTTTTCCCAGTAGAAAATCCTTGAGCCTGGGAAATCGGAAGGTGTTGCAAGAGGGTGCAGGCACGGGCCTGCTTCGAGTATTGGCGAAGTGATTTTGTGTTTGTGTTCGTCGATAAATAACCGAAGCTTTTGGCTGCGCTTCTTCATTAGTGCCATGTTCTTCCAGCTGAAGGTATTCCCATAGGGGCTCTCCTTATAAAACGCATTGGCACGCTTGTTTGAAAACAGTCCGCTTGTGATTTGTAGCCCGCTACTGTGCTTGTATATGAACGTACTTGGCCTTAGTAATTCCAGTTGTGAGCTTGTCATGTTGTAATTACTGTTAAAAAATATATAAAACTAGCATTGACTAAATCTGGTGCCGGAGACTGGCGCATTGATTTTCAAGTTCGAAAATTCTCCACTGTAGCGTTTTGTCGCTGTACTCCCAATTGAATCTTGTATCAGTTATTTCCCCGCCGCTGATTAGAAGTGCATACACACTGTTTGACTCGGGCTCAAACCCAAGCACGTTCCCGGATTCTGACCAGTAACCCTTTACATAAATTGTCTTTTGACTGCCGCTAATGAAAGCGGTTGTCTTGACCAAAGTCCCAGCTTCTAGCGCCCGCAGGAAATAATTCTTTGTCGCGCTGCAGGTTTGGTGGAAATAGCCACATGAGATGGTGGAGAGGGCTTCGGGGGGCAAAAATCCCTCGCGCCCTGAGTTGAGGTTTGCCACAATGCGGTCCAGGATTTTTTCAAGCTCCCTGCTTTCAAACCCACCTTGTTTGAATAACTCGCTTACACCGTGGAGCGCAAAGCCCATTCTCCTTGAAGGCATGATTTTCTCAAAAGCCTCCTTGAGTAATGCCACTTGGCCTTCCCTGACTGACTTGCTTTTGCAAAGAAGCGTGAAGCTGTCGCAAACCGCCACAAGCCTTCCTTGGGGAAGAAGCTCAAGCATGGTTTTGGCAAGGTCAAAAATCTCCGATGCCAACTGAGGACAGTTTTCACAGGCAGACACAACAACACGGTTTATGACAAGCGACTGGGAAAAAGGTTCAACAAGCTCAATCAGGTCAGCCGCAGATTTGACAGCCCCCGAATCAACATTGACAAGTTTTGAAGTAAGTGCCAGGCCATCGGTGGTGCCGTGTGCAAGCCGGATAAGCCTTCTTGCGTCTTTCTCAA harbors:
- the lysW gene encoding lysine biosynthesis protein LysW, yielding MTECIECAGNLTIGTQPMLGEIISCCDCGTKMEVRSVTPLKLESAPQVDEDWGE
- the lysX gene encoding lysine biosynthesis protein LysX, which translates into the protein MELGMVYTIITAENKLLLEEGKKQGVEFARYNDSELLMPVTDVSVAKNKSALPEMVLQRSSSFTRTLYTTLFFEAAGSRVVNSLRTQQICGDKAYSSALLAKAGVATPRTFVSCSKESAMQAIDSLGYPCVIKPTIGSWARMVNRINDRDAAEAILESREVLGGPWQQIYYLQEHIDKPGRDIRAFVVGDEVIAAIYRISTEKSGWLTNTGRGGRAENCPVTGQMREIILRAVSIVDKGIYGVDLMESKEGGFVVHEINHTTEFRNSITPTGVNIPGKMIEWLKKEAKS
- the lysW gene encoding lysine biosynthesis protein LysW, encoding MVECTECASQITLKEGTEVGEIITCPDCGTKLEVKSVSPPSLAKAPEVQEDWGE
- a CDS encoding class I SAM-dependent methyltransferase; the encoded protein is MTSSQLELLRPSTFIYKHSSGLQITSGLFSNKRANAFYKESPYGNTFSWKNMALMKKRSQKLRLFIDEHKHKITSPILEAGPCLHPLATPSDFPGSRIFYWEKDPYIIMALSAQFGKTINIVNIDFSSASVKQVQKLHKRRFEKLGLGQVSFGAIIASQVLNYIDYKKFLSLARALLNPGGLLFLNNGKNTGIYKLFSSKRPKTTLEIPTYLEAIGFEVVDWQIEQAYKKGKKGADGSFITLVARKI